A region from the Gossypium hirsutum isolate 1008001.06 chromosome A08, Gossypium_hirsutum_v2.1, whole genome shotgun sequence genome encodes:
- the LOC121205098 gene encoding GDSL esterase/lipase At4g10955-like, with amino-acid sequence MCSVIMASGIEYFNRCGPKYLSNIDWNNAHHRRFVSASLVEGVYMLEEDRQARRGGFQCVAPPWWEFFNFKVVNALVDDNDKSIFGATFEYKPSAYSYHRSMDRSPRYLIAFRGTLIKLEPFARDLKLDIDIIRNGLHQTDCFRTTIKVVLGLVSVVGSSKVWLTGHSLGAAMAMLAGKNMAKRGNFLEAFLFNPPYVSPPVERIKNKRVRHC; translated from the coding sequence ATGTGCAGTGTTATAATGGCCTCTGGAATTGAATACTTTAACCGTTGCGGACCCAAATACCTTAGCAATATCGACTGGAACAACGCCCACCATCGAAGGTTTGTATCAGCCAGCTTGGTTGAAGGTGTTTACATGCTTGAAGAAGATCGACAAGCTAGACGTGGAGGCTTTCAATGTGTTGCGCCACCATGGTGGGAGTTTTTCAACTTCAAAGTGGTTAATGCACTCGTTGATGACAATGATAAAAGCATCTTCGGTGCCACTTTCGAATATAAACCTTCAGCTTATTCGTATCATCGTTCGATGGATCGAAGCCCTCGATACTTAATCGCCTTTCGAGGTACCTTAATCAAGTTAGAACCGTTTGCAAGAGATCTTAAGTTGGATATCGATATAATTCGAAACGGACTTCATCAAACTGATTGTTTTAGGACCACCATTAAAGTTGTTCTAGGTTTGGTGTCAGTGGTTGGGTCTTCAAAGGTGTGGTTAACCGGTCATTCCCTAGGTGCAGCCATGGCAATGCTTGCTGGAAAAAACATGGCGAAAAGAGGGAATTTCTTGGAAGCATTTTTGTTTAATCCGCCATATGTATCTCCCCCTGTTGAGAGAATAAAAAATAAGAGAGTGAGGCATTGCTGA
- the LOC107895035 gene encoding uncharacterized protein isoform X6 — MILVNGSTKLMAQEFIFCIVKSSRIFKHTWYKRNGLLVHVIIARLDGYPADFKFTKKKANNGSRSVVNNASVIDSVNGNELTSNSSCPQAHVFAQARYHQILSLLNKEPTVEATASLAGGAQGVLSAQIILWHEASF; from the exons ATGATCTTAGTGAACGGCTCCACAAAATTGATGGCTCAAGAATTTATTTTTTGCATCGTGAAATCATCTCGCATTTTCAAG CACACATGGTACAAAAGAAACGGTTTACTGGTACATGTGATCATTGCAAGATTAGATGGCTATCCTGCAGATTTCAAGTTTACTAAGAAAAAGGCAAACAATGGTTCTAGATCTGTAGTGAATAATGCTTCTGTCATTGATTCTGTGAATGGCAATGAATTGACTAGTAATAGCTCTTGTCCACAAGCACATGTATTTGCTCAAGCACGGTATCATCAAATCTTGAGTTTGCTGAACAAGGAGCCCACAGTTGAAGCTACTGCAAGTCTAGCAG GGGGAGCACAAGGTGTGTTGTCTGCTCAAATCATTTTATGGCATGAAGCAAGCTTCTAG
- the LOC107895035 gene encoding uncharacterized protein isoform X4: MKIALLAKNKLGFVDGTYSKDSLPDEMGYQWEPCNVIVLSWILNTVSKELSARIIFASSVAVVWNDLSERLHKIDGSRIYFLHREIISHFQAHVFAQARYHQILSLLNKEPTVEATASLAVSLPPLHCITRSVKTPAWMKDYICSNQSSTSLVTGGAQGVLSAQIILWHEASF; this comes from the exons ATGAAAATTGCGTTGTTGGCCAAAAACAAATTGGGATTTGTGGACGGCACCTATTCTAAAGATTCATTGCCAGATGAAATGGGTTATCAGTGGGAGCCGTGTAATGTTATTGTACTATCTTGGATTTTGAATACTGTCAGCAAAGAACTTTCGGCAAGGATTATTTTTGCATCTAGTGTAGCAGTGGTCTGGAATGATCTTAGTGAACGGCTCCACAAAATTGATGGCTCAAGAATTTATTTTTTGCATCGTGAAATCATCTCGCATTTTCAAG CACATGTATTTGCTCAAGCACGGTATCATCAAATCTTGAGTTTGCTGAACAAGGAGCCCACAGTTGAAGCTACTGCAAGTCTAGCAG TTTCTCTTCCCCCTCTACATTGTATCACACGGTCTGTCAAGACACCTGCTTGGATGAAAGATTACATCTGTTCCAACCAATCTTCAACTTCTCTTGTTACAG GGGGAGCACAAGGTGTGTTGTCTGCTCAAATCATTTTATGGCATGAAGCAAGCTTCTAG
- the LOC107895035 gene encoding uncharacterized protein isoform X5 has translation MKIALLAKNKLGFVDGTYSKDSLPDEMGYQWEPCNVIVLSWILNTVSKELSARIIFASSVAVVWNDLSERLHKIDGSRIYFLHREIISHFQAHVFAQARYHQILSLLNKEPTVEATASLAGGAQGVLSAQIILWHEASF, from the exons ATGAAAATTGCGTTGTTGGCCAAAAACAAATTGGGATTTGTGGACGGCACCTATTCTAAAGATTCATTGCCAGATGAAATGGGTTATCAGTGGGAGCCGTGTAATGTTATTGTACTATCTTGGATTTTGAATACTGTCAGCAAAGAACTTTCGGCAAGGATTATTTTTGCATCTAGTGTAGCAGTGGTCTGGAATGATCTTAGTGAACGGCTCCACAAAATTGATGGCTCAAGAATTTATTTTTTGCATCGTGAAATCATCTCGCATTTTCAAG CACATGTATTTGCTCAAGCACGGTATCATCAAATCTTGAGTTTGCTGAACAAGGAGCCCACAGTTGAAGCTACTGCAAGTCTAGCAG GGGGAGCACAAGGTGTGTTGTCTGCTCAAATCATTTTATGGCATGAAGCAAGCTTCTAG
- the LOC107895035 gene encoding uncharacterized protein isoform X2 has protein sequence MILVNGSTKLMAQEFIFCIVKSSRIFKHTWYKRNGLLVHVIIARLDGYPADFKFTKKKANNGSRSVVNNASVIDSVNGNELTSNSSCPQAHVFAQARYHQILSLLNKEPTVEATASLAVSLPPLHCITRSVKTPAWMKDYICSNQSSTSLVTGSYPISNGYSSLHLPIHTQLLAAYISSLIEPRTYAEAILDPMWVDAMQQEI, from the exons ATGATCTTAGTGAACGGCTCCACAAAATTGATGGCTCAAGAATTTATTTTTTGCATCGTGAAATCATCTCGCATTTTCAAG CACACATGGTACAAAAGAAACGGTTTACTGGTACATGTGATCATTGCAAGATTAGATGGCTATCCTGCAGATTTCAAGTTTACTAAGAAAAAGGCAAACAATGGTTCTAGATCTGTAGTGAATAATGCTTCTGTCATTGATTCTGTGAATGGCAATGAATTGACTAGTAATAGCTCTTGTCCACAAGCACATGTATTTGCTCAAGCACGGTATCATCAAATCTTGAGTTTGCTGAACAAGGAGCCCACAGTTGAAGCTACTGCAAGTCTAGCAG TTTCTCTTCCCCCTCTACATTGTATCACACGGTCTGTCAAGACACCTGCTTGGATGAAAGATTACATCTGTTCCAACCAATCTTCAACTTCTCTTGTTACAGGTTCATATCCTATTTCTAATGGTTATTCTTCCTTACATTTACCTATTCACACTCAGTTACTTGCAGCCTATATTTCTTCATTAATTGAACCCCGAACATATGCTGAGGCCATTTTGGATCCAATGTGGGTTGATGCTATGCAACAAGAAATTTAG
- the LOC107895035 gene encoding uncharacterized protein isoform X3 codes for MKIALLAKNKLGFVDGTYSKDSLPDEMGYQWEPCNVIVLSWILNTVSKELSARIIFASSVAVVWNDLSERLHKIDGSRIYFLHREIISHFQAHVFAQARYHQILSLLNKEPTVEATASLAVSLPPLHCITRSVKTPAWMKDYICSNQSSTSLVTAYISSLIEPRTYAEAILDPMWVDAMQQEI; via the exons ATGAAAATTGCGTTGTTGGCCAAAAACAAATTGGGATTTGTGGACGGCACCTATTCTAAAGATTCATTGCCAGATGAAATGGGTTATCAGTGGGAGCCGTGTAATGTTATTGTACTATCTTGGATTTTGAATACTGTCAGCAAAGAACTTTCGGCAAGGATTATTTTTGCATCTAGTGTAGCAGTGGTCTGGAATGATCTTAGTGAACGGCTCCACAAAATTGATGGCTCAAGAATTTATTTTTTGCATCGTGAAATCATCTCGCATTTTCAAG CACATGTATTTGCTCAAGCACGGTATCATCAAATCTTGAGTTTGCTGAACAAGGAGCCCACAGTTGAAGCTACTGCAAGTCTAGCAG TTTCTCTTCCCCCTCTACATTGTATCACACGGTCTGTCAAGACACCTGCTTGGATGAAAGATTACATCTGTTCCAACCAATCTTCAACTTCTCTTGTTACAG CCTATATTTCTTCATTAATTGAACCCCGAACATATGCTGAGGCCATTTTGGATCCAATGTGGGTTGATGCTATGCAACAAGAAATTTAG
- the LOC107895035 gene encoding uncharacterized protein isoform X1, translating to MKIALLAKNKLGFVDGTYSKDSLPDEMGYQWEPCNVIVLSWILNTVSKELSARIIFASSVAVVWNDLSERLHKIDGSRIYFLHREIISHFQAHVFAQARYHQILSLLNKEPTVEATASLAVSLPPLHCITRSVKTPAWMKDYICSNQSSTSLVTGSYPISNGYSSLHLPIHTQLLAAYISSLIEPRTYAEAILDPMWVDAMQQEI from the exons ATGAAAATTGCGTTGTTGGCCAAAAACAAATTGGGATTTGTGGACGGCACCTATTCTAAAGATTCATTGCCAGATGAAATGGGTTATCAGTGGGAGCCGTGTAATGTTATTGTACTATCTTGGATTTTGAATACTGTCAGCAAAGAACTTTCGGCAAGGATTATTTTTGCATCTAGTGTAGCAGTGGTCTGGAATGATCTTAGTGAACGGCTCCACAAAATTGATGGCTCAAGAATTTATTTTTTGCATCGTGAAATCATCTCGCATTTTCAAG CACATGTATTTGCTCAAGCACGGTATCATCAAATCTTGAGTTTGCTGAACAAGGAGCCCACAGTTGAAGCTACTGCAAGTCTAGCAG TTTCTCTTCCCCCTCTACATTGTATCACACGGTCTGTCAAGACACCTGCTTGGATGAAAGATTACATCTGTTCCAACCAATCTTCAACTTCTCTTGTTACAGGTTCATATCCTATTTCTAATGGTTATTCTTCCTTACATTTACCTATTCACACTCAGTTACTTGCAGCCTATATTTCTTCATTAATTGAACCCCGAACATATGCTGAGGCCATTTTGGATCCAATGTGGGTTGATGCTATGCAACAAGAAATTTAG
- the LOC121205099 gene encoding GDSL esterase/lipase At4g10955-like — protein MYIHDESIPLLNLHGLRFAGTLIKAGIAFAAAASDNHNNSNGFQDSSFAAISGWIPCLFVNHLDPIRSGYIGYFKHRKKIEDIGAGGLARLTSQHLLGNMAMSAVGIKGIDTMEPLHLLPSANLTVNLYPCQDMISAHELHQWWRPDLNLSCSVY, from the exons ATGTACATCCATGATGAATCAATCCCGCTACTTAATTT GCATGGACTTCGATTTGCTGGCACTTTAATCAAAGCTGGCATTGCATTTGCAGCTGCTGCAAGTGATAATCATAACAATTCAAATGGTTTTCAAGATTCATCATTTGCTGCAATATCTGGGTGGATTCCATGTCTGTTTGTGAATCATTTAGACCCCATACGTTCTGGATATATTGGTTACTTCAAGCATAGGAAAAAGATTGAAGACATTGGAGCTGGGGGTCTTGCAAGGCTAACAAGCCAGCATTTACTAGGGAATATGGCAATGAGTGCAGTGGGAATAAAGGGTATTGACACTATGGAACCACTTCATTTGCTTCCTTCGGCAAATCTGACAGTGAATCTCTATCCTTGCCAAGATATGATTTCTGCTCATGAGCTTCATCAATGGTGGAGGCCTGATCTGAACTTGAGTTGCAGTGTTTACTAG